GTCAGCATTCCTGAACTCACTCCAAGATTATTTTCTTTTAACTCTCCCTTTGGGGCTTGTTCTAATTGTGATGGCCTTGGAGCACTCCTGGAATTTGATGAATCTCTTCTCGTGACCGATCGCGAAGCTTCTCTTGCAGAAGGTTGTATTGAAGCTTGGGGTGGATCCAAATCCAATTCCTATTGGTATATGGCCACCATACAAGCATTATCCAAGAAGTTGAAATTCAATTTAAATACCGCTTGGAAAGATTTACCTGAGAAAGTGCGGAATACCATTTTACATGGAGATTCATCCATTCATATTGATTATGATTTCCGTGGGGCCAATTCTCATTATGAATTTTCCAAAAACTATGAAGGTGTGATCCCCAATCTCAAACGGAGATACAAAGAAACCAAATCAGATTCTATGCGTCAGTGGTTTGAATCCTTTATGACCAATCATGATTGCGATGTGTGTAATGGAAAGCGCCTTCGTCCGGAAGCACTTGCGGTCAAAGTGCAAGGGATTGGAATTGATGCTTATACTGGATTTTCCATAGAAAAGGCCTTAGACTTTACTAAGTCCTCTGATTACAAAGGTGCAGAAGATACTATCTCAAAACCCATCTTAAAGGAAATTTTACAACGACTTCATTTTCTAAATGATGTGGGAGTTGGATACCTGAATTTAAGTCGTGCTGCCGGAACTCTTTCTGGAGGTGAAATGCAAAGGATTCGCCTTGCGACCCAAATTGGCTCTCGCCTAATGGGTGTTTTATATATTTTAGATGAACCATCCATTGGACTCCACCAAAGAGACAATACCAAACTCGTCCAAACCTTAAAAGGCCTTCGTAACTTAGGAAATACCGTTCTTGTCGTGGAACATGACAAGGAAACTATGGAAGAGGCTGATTTTATTGTGGATATGGGCCCTGGGGCTGGAGTCCACGGTGGAGAAATTGTTTCCTTTGGAACTCCAGAACAAATCAAAAAGGACAAACATTCTGTCACGGGGAAGTTTTTATCCGGTGAAAAAAGAATCTCCATGCCAGAGACCCGCCGTGTCGGAAACGGAAAGTTTTTAAAGATCACGGGAGCCACACATAACAACCTAAAGAATGTGGATGTCTCTATTCCTCTTGGTACTTTAACCGTGGTTACTGGGGTATCCGGTTCTGGAAAATCTACTCTCATCAATGAGATTCTATATAAGGAACTCGCAAGTTCTGTTATGGGAATGAAACTAGTTCCAGGAAAACATAAAAAAATTCTGGGTAAAGACCAAATAGATAAGGTCATCAATATTGACCAATCGGCGATAGGAAGAACTCCTCGTTCCAACCCGGCAACTTACACAGGTTTGTTTACCTTTGTAAGAGATTTATTCAGCGGATTAGAGGAGGCAAAAGTTAGAGGTTATGGCCCTGGACGATTTAGTTTTAACGTAGCTGGCGGACGCTGTGAAAAATGTGAAGGGGACGGAATCTTAAAAATTGAAATGCATTTCCTTCCTGATATTTATGTGGAATGTGAAGTTTGTAAAGGGAAAAGATACAACAGAGAAACCTTGGAAGTGAAATACAAGGGAAAACATATTTCTGATATTTTGGATATGACAGTAGAAGAAGCCGTTGTCTTTTTCGAGAATATCCCGAACCTCAAACGAAAATTAGACACTCTGATGGATGTGGGTCTTGGGTATATCAAACTCGGACAAGCAGCCACTACTTTTTCGGGTGGAGAAGCACAAAGGATCAAACTTTCTACAGAACTTTCCAAAAGACCGACAGGCAAAACCCTTTATATTTTAGATGAACCGACAACGGGCCTACATTTTGAAGACATCGAAAAACTTCTTTCTGTTTTGCAGGTGCTCGTGGATAAAGGAAACTCGATGGTCATCATCGAACACAACTTAGATGTGATCAAAGCTGCTGATTATATCATTGATATTGGTCCAGAGGGCGGTGACGGAGGTGGTGAAGTGATCGCAACTGGTACACCTGAAGAAATTGTGACCGTAAAACGTTCGTTTACTGGTCAGTATTTGAAAAAAGTTTTGGACGAAGAAAAGGCACTTGATGCCAAATTTTCTAAAAAGAAATCAAAGTAATTTTGTTAAGTTTGTTTCCTGAAAATCTGATTTTAAAATATGGAAATCCCGGTTCACCATATCCTAAGGACATCGATAGTCCGAAGATTGGATTCTACCGAAGTTGGAAACCAATCTTAATTAAGGAAGGTTTTTACAATTTTCTTCTTGGTCTCAAGTCTTATTTAGAATTCCAAAGGAAACTTTCACTTTTGGCAGAAGAACCAGTGGGAGTTTCTTTGGCTCTTTCTTGTATGGTGGAAGTAAATGTGGCTGGAGGGATTCTCTACCATGCAAAACAAAATCATTGGGAGAACCATACCCCAATGCAAGATGAATCTACTGTAAAGATGTTAGATTCTCTTTGGGACGGATTTCGGGAAGGCGGACCTACAAAAATTTATGCTGTGGGTGTGAGTGAACCGGGCTGGGAAACAAAACTTCGTAAGTTAAGTTCCAAGGTTGAAAATGGAAAATTATCCGGAACTAAATCCTTTATCACCAATGGAGCGGAAGCAGATACCATTTTTTGGGTAACCAAAAATGAAGATATAAATCCCGTGTATTTAGTGCACCGATTCAAAAATAACAAAAAGTCAGGTGGTAACGAAACGGGTCTCGAAAACCCGATTTCAGAAGAATTGTTTCATACCGACTTCACACCATTTGTCACTCACCTTAAACTAACGTTATGCGAATATCCAATTTCAATGGAAGATTTACTTTTAGATAACTATGGAAAATTAGGAATAGAACTTCGACTCAAAGAACTCCTTTCTCTTGTGTCTTTACTAATCGGAAAATCAAAAAAGGTTTCTTTGGAAAATGAACGAGTTGCTGAGGAACGAGAAAAATTGGTTTTGTGGAGAGAATACTTTCTTATCTCGTGCGATGGAAATCCAAATTCAGAGTTTTTACTTTCTGGATTTCCTTATCCGACAGAAGGGCTTCTCCAAGCACTTAGTTCTCACTGGAATTTATCTTCCCCAAAAGATCTAAAGAATGTAGATCCTGATTATCAACTTTTTGTTTGGGAAGATCAGTTTACTAAAGTTTTAATCCAAAAGAAAAACAGAAAACAATTGTAGTTTAGTGATGGTCATGCGCATGTCCATGGCTATGCCCATGGTGGCCAAACTCACGTTCCGTTTCTCTAACAGAAATTTCTTCCAGTTTTTCTTTGAATGATGAGGAAAGAATTTCTACAGATACAAAAGGTACTCCAAATTCACCTTTGAGAACTTTATGAATTTCTAATACAATTTTATCTCTATCTGTTCCTTGGTTTACTAAAATTTGGATCTCGACAGAAAAAACTCCTGATGTGAGTTTTCGAACCGTAATTTGAGGAACTGCCTCAATCCCTTTTAAAACTTTGATATGCTCTAATAAATGTTCTTTGTCAAAATCGCTTGTGTCTGCTTCAATTAAAATTTCGACAGACTCTTTCACAATTCCGTAGGAAGTTTTTAGGATGAAAATTCCGAGAATGACACTTAAAAAATGATCCACTTCTTTAAATCCAGTAAAACGAATGATAAGAGCTCCTAGAACTACGGCTAAAGTTCCTAATAGATCGCTGAGAACATGTAAATAGGCTGACTTTAAGTTGAGACTGGTTTTACTCACCCCAACAAGGAGGCCTGCTGATACTAAGTTGATTCCAAAGCCAATGACAGCATATGCCAACATTGAGTCGGGTTCTACTTGTGCTGTCCCTGAAAAACGTAAGTAACTTTCATACAAAATGAAAATAGCAATACCAATAAGGAGAAAGCCATTGAGTAAAGCAGCTAGTACCTCAAAACGATGAAATCCAAAGGGATATCTTGTTGTGGGTTTTTTAGAAGCAATGAGTAAAGCAAATAGAGAGATGAGGTGGGCAAAAACATCTGTGAAGATATGGCCTGCATCGGCAAAAAGTGCAAGGCTTCCGCTCTCTCTAGAACCAATCCATTCAATAAAAAATATGACTATGGATAAAATACCTGAAAGACTTAAAAAAAATACCAATCGGGAACGTTTGGGTCTTGGTTTAGTCATTGTTTGTGTTTAGTGACCCAGTGGCTCTAGGTACCACAACAATGTCCACGCGACGATTTAGCGCCTTGTTTTCCTTGGAAGTATTGGGAACAATCGGTTGGAACTCACCATAACCGGCACTAGAAAAGTTTTTTGGGTTTAGGTTTTTATTTTGTAACATATATTCCAATACAGATAATGCTCGTTCGCTGGAAAGATGCCAATTGTTTCGAAATTTAGTTTTGATAGGAACATTGTCAGTATGCCCTTCGACAACAATATAGTTCTCTGGATAAGAGGCGAGGATTTCTCTGATTTTATCAATAGCAGGAAGGATAGCCGGTTTCAATTCTGAGGAACCACTATCAAAGGAAATTTTATCATCAATATTGATAATGAGTTTGTTGTGAAATCGTTTGAGTCGAATTTGGCCAGAGGTAATTTCTTTTGCTAATTTTTCTTCAAATTCTTTTGTTTGTTCGGCAAGGCGTTCCAATTCTCTTTTTTGTTCTTTTGTGAGTTTGCGAAGGTTTGCCAGCTCTTCTTCTAAATTCCGAATCCTTTCTTTGAGTTCATCAATTTTTGATTCATAAGTATCTCGAAGTTTTTGTTCTTTTTGGAGGCATTCTCTCTCCTTGTCTTCGAGTTTTTTCTTATACGCATCTAAATCAGCACGGTCCTTTTCTTCTCGTTTTCGATTCTCTTCCGCAAGGAGGCGTTCTTTATCTGTTCCTTTTTTTTCCAGACTGCGAAGGCGCATGTCATAATCACGCATTTTGTCGGAATACTCGTCTTGTTCTTTTGCACGATTGCGTTTTTCTAATTCCAAATCTTCTAGAAGATTTCTATTTTGAGTTTGGAGTTCTTTTTTTTCTTCTTCCAGACGGTTCAGTTCGTTTTGGTGTTGTTTGCGTATATCCGTTAATTCCAACTCCAAAGCATATTTTTCTTTATAGATTTGGTTGTATTCATAGGGGAAATATACCCAATCAGCAGAGAGGTTTGATACGGAGACAAATCCGAATAGGATGAGGATACGAAAGGTTTGGATTTTATTTCGCATCATCAAAACTATCCTCTAAATTGACTTTTGGCAAACTCGGTGCTTCCGCCTTTACTCGCTCCCAATCGGACACACGACGGCGAGCGTCTGATTTTTTCTCCGCATATTGGGTTTCATAAATTTCTTTTTTGATGTATTCTGGATCCGCAGGAGTTTTCCCTTGGGATTCTTGGAACTTAACGGCAATTTCAGAACGAACTAATTCCAGTTCTGCGATCAGTTCGCCGAGAGCCGCTTCTTTCATTTCCAAATATGCCTTGTCTTCTTTTTCCTTTTGTACCCAGGTTTTGTATCTTGTTTCTTCTTTGGCACGCTCCAATTCATGTCCTTGGCTTTCTTCTAGATACCTTTTGGAAGTGGCAGAATCTTCCTTCAAAACAAAATAAGTTTCTTTACTTCTGGCCAAATCACGTTGGGCACTGTGTTTTGCGACTTTTGTTTGCGAAATTTTGATGGCTTGGGCTGTGAGCGTATTGGCCTTTCTCTGGGCTGATACTTCGTTATTTAATTTGATGATCCTGTCCGTCAGAACTCTTGTTGCGTTCTTTTGTTCGGCGTTCATCACTTCATCCCGAACATAGGCATCGGGAACCTTATTAATTTTGGGTTCGAAAAGAACACATTGGGAAAAAACTAGGATAAGAAAAAGATTCGTTTTCAAAATTCGAACTCGTGCCGACATAGGATATAGCCTATGCTCCACGTGACATAACCGTCAATTGTAAATTTCAGGAAATCCGCTGATTTATGGAAGAAGAAAGAAAGAAAGAGTCCGAATTCCGTATCAAAATCGACAGAGACAGCGATTCCTATGATGGATTTGTCGAGCAGATCAAAACTCTTGTATCCGAAGAGAATTCAAAACAATTAAAAGAGATGATAGATGGGGCTCACCCTGCTGACATCGTTACTTTATTTCGTGATTTAGAAAGAGAAGAGGAATTATATCTTTTCAGAATCCTGCCTAAAGAAGACCAAGCCTACGCCTTGGTTAAAATGGAAGAAGAGACTTTAGAGTCTTTTTTAGAAGAACTTTCTGTCGATGAAATTTCCAATACACTGAATCATATTGAAACGGATGAAACAACATATCTTCTTTCTTATCTACCTAGCGGCAAACGAGAATTAGTTTTAGCAAATTTAAGTAAAGCCGATAGTTTTGAAATTCGCTCCCAACTTGGATTTCGTGAATCTTCTGCGGGACGACTTATGTCCAAAGACTTTGCCACTGTTTCCATCACTGACAATGTGCGTAAAGGGATCATTAATGTTCGAAAAAAAGCCAAAGAAATTGAAGATATCTACCAAGTATATGTGACAGATGAAGATGGTGTATTAGAAGGATTCATTCCTTTAAAAGATCTATTTCTTACCCCAATCAATACCAAAGTTGCAAAGATCACCAATTTTTCTGTGTTTGCATTTCATTATGATGTGGATCAGGAAGAGGTTGCCAATACATTTAAAAAATACGATTTATTCAGCGCTGCTGTAACAGATGACTTGGGAAGAATCATTGGTCGGATCACCGTTGACGATGTCTTAGAAATTGTGGAAGAAGAAGCTTCGGAAGATATCCTCCTCATGGCTGGGGTTTCTGAAGACGAAAGGTTATCCACACCCATTTTGCAATCTGTAAAACGTAGGATTGTTTGGCTCAATGTAAACTTGCTCACTGCCTTTGTGAGTTCTACTGTTGTTGCTTTTTTTGAAGATACCATTTCACAGATTGTAGTACTTGCGACACTAATGCCAATTGTGGCAGGACTTGGGGGTAATGCTGGAACACAATCCGTAACTGTTGTTATTCGTAATATTGCTACAGGAGACCTTTCTTTTTCCAATTGGTGGGAAGCGGTAAGAAAAGAATTTACCATTGGTGTTTTGAATGGACTTGTACTTGGAACAGTTACGGGTCTTATGATTTTTTTTGTGAAAGGAAACCTTGTACTTGGACTTGTGGTAGGAACTGCTATGCTTGTGAATATGATTGTAGCGTCTCTCACTGGGTCCCTAGTTCCCATTGTTTTAAAAGCCATGAGAGTGGATCCGGCAATTGCTTCATCGATCTTTGTCACAGCAACGACAGATGTTTGCGGATTTTTCTTTTTCCTCGGACTTGCCACAGTGTTTGCAAAATATTTAATTTAGGAATTGTCCTTTGGATTTTAAATTCTTGCCAGTGAAAGAAAGGGCCAAATACTGATGACAAAATGAAATTTTTGCCTTTGTTTTTACCGGTTGTTTCACTTTCTTTGATCCTTGGTTGCCAATCCTCTCCCCCAACCAATACAAACGCCAACTCTGAAACCAATCAGGAAGTGCACCAAACAAAGGATGTACTCCCACCTCCGGGCGGTGAAGGTGAAATCATTCTAAACGAAAAAGGCGAAGAGGTTCAAAACCATTCCGGCGAAATTCCTTTTTTCCAAAAAAAGAGCGACCTTCCCACAGAACTTTTTCGAGTCTACATTGCTTCTGATTCTTACATGGTCCGTCAAATCCGTCATACTGATAAAATTCGCAGAAAACCGGATGCAGGTGGGGATGAACTTTCCAAAGAAGAAATGAAGAAGTTTGACTTACTTAGTTTTGTCGATGATGGGATGATTGTGATTGGTCTCAATACGGTGACTGGTAAATTGGAATCTATTGCTTTTGATCGCCGAGTTCCAAGGATCAATGACGTAGCAAAGATCATCCAAAACGATGCTTCCCGTTTTAACTATGAACATGCCTCTAAAGATGGAACTCCCATCATCACTAAGTTTTTAATTAGTTATCAGATTCGTTTGTATCCTGGAAAAACCAGAGACGAAATCAAACAGATGTTACAAAAGAAAAAGTAAACCGTTTCGGCTTACTTTTTCTGCAAACCTTTATAAGTTTACCATTTAAAATTCCCTTGTTTTTCATATTGGAAGGGAATGGGTTCGGATACAGAAGGAACCTTTAGTCCAGATTCCCCTTTTAAATTAAATAGAGCCGATCTACTTTGGATGGTTTTATATAAAGAGGAACTAATTGAAGTTATGGGAAACTTTGTGGCAATCTTAACAGTAGAAGTTTTTCCCGAGTTGATGATTTCTTTTGGCGTTCCGTTTAAAAAAGTTTCACCAGCAAGATTTAAGTCATAGTTAAGTCCTGTTAGATTTAAATTGGAAGCTGCCTCGTTAGAAAATATAAAATCAAATTCTGTATTTAGGTCTAATTTTAAATTCGACAACCCAGCTTTTGCGGCTGAAGATGCTGGTTGTTTCGATCCTCCCAGTAACCCTTTCAAAAACCCTGTGGCAGTGTTTGCCAAAGTATCCGTATTCGAGGCACTAAGAATCTCTGCTTCTGAAGGCATTAGGATTTTAAAGTTTTTAATTTCAACATTGGGGAGGATGGCAGGGATTTCTCGTTTTTTGACAAACGGAAAACTAAGGGAATCTTTTCCTAGAAGTTGCCATTGTTTTGGGATAGGAACTTTCATATTTCCCTCTGCACTCACTTCTAACATTGGTTTGGTTGGGAATTTTTTGTATAAATTCAGTAAATCAGTATATTTTAGTTTTACTTCTAAGGGAAGTTGTTTGGTTTTTTTTCCTTCGATGGCACCTAAATCTGTTTTAATTTGAGAAAGTTTTAATCCTTCGATTTTGATATCCATATCCAGTAAGGAACTGGGAAGGGAAACCGGATAGGGATTTTTTACCGATGTCAAAACAGAAAGTGTGATATCTGTTAAAGTTATATTTTTAATGGATAAGGAATCGAACTCAAATTCGGGCAAAGGAATTTTATCCTGAATGACACCGAGAACAGAACATTGGAGAGTGAAGATAGAGAAAAGAATAGGGATGGCCAATTTCATCCCAGAACTATCTCCTAAAAAACCACTTTGTCAAGTGAATTGGATTTTCATAACGACAGGAGCATGGTCGGAGAGAATCGGTTCTTTGGCTATGGATACAGATTCCAGTTTGTATAAAGATGATTTTGTAATAAAAAAGTAATCAATCCTCCAACCCTTATTATTCTTCCGAGCTTGGAAGCGGTAGGTCCACCAGGAATAGTCATCTCTGGTTTCCGGTTGTAAGACCCGATAACAATCTAAAAATCCAGAATCTAAAAACTTGGAAACCCATGCTCTTTCTTCTGGAAGAAATCCTGAACTCTTTTGGTTTCCTTTTGCATTGTGGATATCCATCTCTGTATGAGCGATATTGACATCGCCACAAACAATCAGTGGTTTTTTCTTTTTTGTATAGGGTTTTGCTAGGTCAAAAAAGGAATCTAAAAATGTATATTTTACTTTTTGCCTTTCTTCTCCGCTTGTACCGGAGGGAAAATACAGATTCCAGAGAAAAAAATCTGGGTATTCTAAAAAGAGGGACCTGCCTTCACTTCGATAGATTCCTTCACCAAATCCTACTACTACTGATTTTGGTTTGAGTTTGGTAAGAACAGCAGTGCCACTGTATCCAGGTTTCTCTGCAATGCATGTGTGGACATCATAGCCCAAACTTCGAAATTCCGATCGGTCTATCTCTGAGACAGGGGCCTTTGTTTCTTGGAAACAAATAATGTCAGGATTTTCCTGACGTATAAAATCTAGTAAACCTTTGCTCAAACTGGAGCGAATTCCGTTGCAATTTAACGTGATGATTTTCATCTAGAATTGAGATCGATTGTATAGCCAAATCAGTCGATACTAAAATTGGCATGATAGAAATTTCCGCAGAAATTCCGTTCCTCCGAACGTCCAAACTAACGTTTCTCTTCTGGGACGAATCCCCAGGAAGTCTAGAAACCTGGGATTGGAGTGAGGGGCTTACTATATTCTTTCAAACTCGGCGTGCCGGGGAATTGGAATTTCGATTTGGACCCCCACTTTGGGGCATTCCAGCAGAAACCAATCGTATTGAGTTTCCTTTTGTATCCATTCATAACATTCCAACGAATAAATACCTAGCAACCGAATTGTCAAGGTTAGGTGAGGGAAAGACTTTTTTTGTTCTGATCCCAAAACGAATGGAATTGGAGGCTCGATCTGTTTTTGCAAGATTAGAATACCTTTGGGATGACAAAATTTCTCCTGATCGAATCTCTCATAAATTTGGCCTTACGGGAAAAACAAGTTCTGTTTCAGAATCCCAAGTTTCGAAAGAAACAAATGCAAAAAAAAATCAGTTCACTTATCCTCCTTTAGAATTTATCGGGAAGTCAGGAAGAAAAAAAATTAGAGAAGAGGAATTGGTTGCTGCAGGAGGAAACCTAAATGGTTCTTATGTAGAAACAAATTCTGAACTAATTTCTGAAAATCCAACTGTGGTTTCTACTTTTGAAGATGAATCCCCCAATCATCCTTACGATTTAATTGAATCTTCTTTTGCGGAAGAAGTTGTGACGAAAGAACCTGAATCAGTGGAAACCGCTTCGAAGCCGGAATCTACGGAACCTGAAATAAGTGAATCTCCCGATTTACATACATTAGATGGATCCTCAAATACAAAGTTTTCCCTTCAGTTAAAAATGATGGGTGTTATAAGTTTTCTTTTTGCATTGTCCGTAGGAGTTATCATCTTTTTTGCTTCTTTTTATTTTAAAAGATCCATTGAACTTCAGTTAAGGGACAACAACATTCGTATCGCAGAAATTATAGGTTCAAAAGTTAAATCTGATATTTTGGGAGTTGTAGAAAAAGGTCGCCAAATTGCCATTACCCTTACGACCCAAGGCCTTCCTGAGGCAGAACGAAGACTTTTGATCAAAACCTTTTTTCAAAATGATAAAGAATTTATATACCTAGGGATTTTCGAAAAAAAAGAAAATACTCTCATTATGAAACGAGAGGTATTTAATGAAGAAGAACTGAAAAAAAGTTCTGTTACAGAAGAAGATTTTCATAATGTAGTAAATCGAAATCGAGATGCGTTGGCGGAAGCCTTCAATGGACAAGCTGTGTTATTAAACTCAAGTCCTGGGTTTCAAGAACCATCGTTTGCCATTGCCATTCCCACTTCTGAAAATGGTGAATTAGACAATGCTCTTGTGATGATTGTTAAATTAAACAAAATCATCGGAGCATTTTCCAAAAAAGGAATCGAAACCACTTTTATGGTTAATGGGAATGGGACTGCCCTTGCTCATCCTAAAGAAGACTTAATTCTTGCGGCCACTGATCTTGCTTCTATGCCAATCGTAAAATCGATGTTAACAAGTGCGCCTAATACAGGGCAAATGAGTTATATAGATGAAGAATTGGGTGGTTCTTATTTAGGATCCTTCCAAAAGATTGGATTTGCTGATGCTGGTGTGATCACTATTGTTTCGGAAGAAAAAGCATTTGCTGATGTTTATAAAAGCCAAAAAACAAATCTTTACATTGCAGGAATTGGTCTTTGTGCGGCATTGATCTTTGTATTTTTCTTTTCTAAGACAATTACAAGACCTGTATTACAACTTCTTTCAGCCACTTTAGAAATTGCGAAAGGTAATTTTAAAATAGGAATCAAACCAACCACTCAAGATGAGGTTGGACTTCTTACGAAATACTTTATTGATATGGGACAAGGTTTAGAAGAAAGGGAGAAGGTAAAAAACATTCTGGGAAGTATGATCGATCCAGTTGTGGTTCAAGAAGCCATGGTGGATCTTGCTGCTTTGAAACGCGGATCAGAAACCCACATCACTGCATTTTTTTCTGATGTTGCAAGTTTTTCAACGATCTCAGAACAGTTGAAGTCAGCAGACCTTGCCGCTTTATTAAATGAATATTTATCTGCAATGACCCTTCTTCTGAAAAAACACGAAGGTGTTTTGGACAAATACATTGGGGATGCCATTGTAGGAATTTTTAATGCTCCTGTTCCTGTGATCGACCATGAACTAAAAGCGGCTCGTGCGAGTGTCGATATGGTGATGAAACTTGCTGAACTTAGGGAATATTGGACAAAAAACAATCTTTATTCCAAAGAAGCTCAAGTGATGGATGCTCGAATTGGGCTAAATTCTGGACCAGCTAAGGTTGGTTTTATGGGAACAGATGCCCTGGCTTCTTACACGATGATGGGTGATACTGTCAACCTTGCAGCCAGGTTAGAAGCTGCAGGCAAGGATTATGGGGTGAACATTCTAATTACGGATCCGATTCAAGTGGCCATACAGGAAGAAATGGTAACTCGTTATATGGATTTGGTTCGTGTGAAAGGTAAAAATGAGCCTGTCAGAATCCACGAGCTAATTGGTTATCGATCCTTGGTTTTACCGAATCAAATCGAAGCAGCGGAGATTTATGAAGCGGGATTTAAAGCTTATTTAGAAAAAAACTGGGTTTCTGCGATTCAATATTTTAAAGAATCTGAAAAGGCAAAAGGAAAAAAAGATAAATCCTGCCATATGATCATCGAACGTTGTGAAGAATATAAAATTAACCCACCTGATCCTGATTGGGATGGTGTATTTACCAGGACACATAAATAAGTTTTATGAGATGGTTGAACGATACAAGATTTGTAGTATCTGCTTTAGTTTTACTAATTCTTATATTCTCATACTTTCTCTATCGGAATTTAAACGACCGTTTCATTGACTCTTCAAGTCCTACGATTGGGGTGATCACTTTTAAGAATAAAACTGTTCTACGGAAATATAATGATGCTGTGGTTTGGGATTTAATTGAATCCAAAACAGAAGTAAAAAATAGGGATACGATCCGTACGGAAGGACTTTCGGATGCCGTACTCACATTGAATGATGGAACAAAAATAAATATATCCGAAAATTCGATGATTCTTTTGGATATTTCGGATCGGAATATTAATATAAATTTTGCTTATGGTTCATTTGAAGCTGCCCGTGAGGGAACTGTTTCTGGTGATATGAAAATGAACATCACCGCAGGCGATAAAACAGTACAAGTAGCTAGCGGTGATGTAAAACTTGATAAAACAAAATCTGAGTTAAATATCAAAGTTGACCAAGGGGAAGCAAAACTCACAACCAACGGAAAGGAAGAAACGATAGCCAAAGACCAAGTGGCAAATGTTACTGAGTCTGGTGTGAAAGTGGGAAAACCTGTGTATCGTTTGGTTGGACCAGAGGATAGAAAAAATATTCTTTCAGAATCGGGATCAGAAAAAATTCAATTTGTGATATCTGGTTGGAAACAGGAGCAGGTCAAACAAACAAGTCCAACGATCGAAATTTCCCTATTCCCTGACTTTTCTAAATCTTTAATCAAAGAAAAGTTAAGTTCATCAAACCTATCCAAAAAATTAAATCCAGGTTCATACTATTGGAGAGTTTCGTATGAAGACCCGAA
This genomic stretch from Leptospira meyeri harbors:
- a CDS encoding adenylate/guanylate cyclase domain-containing protein — encoded protein: MIEISAEIPFLRTSKLTFLFWDESPGSLETWDWSEGLTIFFQTRRAGELEFRFGPPLWGIPAETNRIEFPFVSIHNIPTNKYLATELSRLGEGKTFFVLIPKRMELEARSVFARLEYLWDDKISPDRISHKFGLTGKTSSVSESQVSKETNAKKNQFTYPPLEFIGKSGRKKIREEELVAAGGNLNGSYVETNSELISENPTVVSTFEDESPNHPYDLIESSFAEEVVTKEPESVETASKPESTEPEISESPDLHTLDGSSNTKFSLQLKMMGVISFLFALSVGVIIFFASFYFKRSIELQLRDNNIRIAEIIGSKVKSDILGVVEKGRQIAITLTTQGLPEAERRLLIKTFFQNDKEFIYLGIFEKKENTLIMKREVFNEEELKKSSVTEEDFHNVVNRNRDALAEAFNGQAVLLNSSPGFQEPSFAIAIPTSENGELDNALVMIVKLNKIIGAFSKKGIETTFMVNGNGTALAHPKEDLILAATDLASMPIVKSMLTSAPNTGQMSYIDEELGGSYLGSFQKIGFADAGVITIVSEEKAFADVYKSQKTNLYIAGIGLCAALIFVFFFSKTITRPVLQLLSATLEIAKGNFKIGIKPTTQDEVGLLTKYFIDMGQGLEEREKVKNILGSMIDPVVVQEAMVDLAALKRGSETHITAFFSDVASFSTISEQLKSADLAALLNEYLSAMTLLLKKHEGVLDKYIGDAIVGIFNAPVPVIDHELKAARASVDMVMKLAELREYWTKNNLYSKEAQVMDARIGLNSGPAKVGFMGTDALASYTMMGDTVNLAARLEAAGKDYGVNILITDPIQVAIQEEMVTRYMDLVRVKGKNEPVRIHELIGYRSLVLPNQIEAAEIYEAGFKAYLEKNWVSAIQYFKESEKAKGKKDKSCHMIIERCEEYKINPPDPDWDGVFTRTHK
- a CDS encoding LEA type 2 family protein encodes the protein MKLAIPILFSIFTLQCSVLGVIQDKIPLPEFEFDSLSIKNITLTDITLSVLTSVKNPYPVSLPSSLLDMDIKIEGLKLSQIKTDLGAIEGKKTKQLPLEVKLKYTDLLNLYKKFPTKPMLEVSAEGNMKVPIPKQWQLLGKDSLSFPFVKKREIPAILPNVEIKNFKILMPSEAEILSASNTDTLANTATGFLKGLLGGSKQPASSAAKAGLSNLKLDLNTEFDFIFSNEAASNLNLTGLNYDLNLAGETFLNGTPKEIINSGKTSTVKIATKFPITSISSSLYKTIQSRSALFNLKGESGLKVPSVSEPIPFQYEKQGNFKW
- a CDS encoding exodeoxyribonuclease III — translated: MKIITLNCNGIRSSLSKGLLDFIRQENPDIICFQETKAPVSEIDRSEFRSLGYDVHTCIAEKPGYSGTAVLTKLKPKSVVVGFGEGIYRSEGRSLFLEYPDFFLWNLYFPSGTSGEERQKVKYTFLDSFFDLAKPYTKKKKPLIVCGDVNIAHTEMDIHNAKGNQKSSGFLPEERAWVSKFLDSGFLDCYRVLQPETRDDYSWWTYRFQARKNNKGWRIDYFFITKSSLYKLESVSIAKEPILSDHAPVVMKIQFT